The Streptomyces sp. NBC_00435 nucleotide sequence GGCCCCGGGGGCGGTGGCGCCCGTCGTGACCGTGACCACCCTGCCGGCCCCCTCGACGCCGGGCTCGGGCACGGCCGCGTACCCGTTGTCGCCGCCGGAGCCGGGCCCCGCGGGATGCCCGGTGGGTGCGGCGGGGCCGGGGGCCGCGGGGGTGTCGACCGGATGCGGCGGGCGGCCCGTAGCCGCGGCGACCTCGGTCGCCGCGGCTACGGGCCGCCGCCAGGGCGTCGTGTCCGTCACCGGGCGGCCGCACCCTCAGGGGCCGCTGCCCCGGTGACCGGGCCCGGCCGACGCCTCGAGGCGGCGCGCCCGGACCCACCCGAACCACCGCCGGAGGCGTCCGCACCCGCGTGCCCCGCGGAGGGCAAGGCCCACCAGGCCGCCAGACCGATGATCACTCCGGTCAGGACGGTCGAGGGGCCGCCGATGTCGGCGTAGAGGAAGTCGGTCAGCTGCCACACGAACAGGCCGGTCGCGACCAGTCCGCAGTCCCGCAGCGCGGGCCCGCCGGTCAGGCACCTGCGCAGGCCCGCCACCAGCAGCGCCAGCCAGCCGCCCGCCAGGGCGACCAGACCGGTCAGCCCCTGCTCGCTCAGCACCAGCAGGTACATGTTGTGCGGGGACAGCAGCGGCTGGCGGATGTAGGCCTGCCCCGCGCCCGCGGTGTCGCTGCCCGAGGACAGGGCCAGACCGGAGTGCGAGTCCCGGTTGGCCGGGAAGCCCTTCAGCCCCACCCCGACCACCGGCCGCTCGCGCCACATCGACTCGGCCGCCGCCCACATCGTGTAACGGTCGGTCACCGACTGGTCGGGGGCGTCGGACACCTGCGTGATCGAGGTCAGCCGCTCCGCCACCATCTCGGAGCCGACCCCGAGTCCGCCCACGAGCACCACGCCCGTGGCGGCCAGCGCGAGCAGTACCTTCAGGGCCCGCCGGATACCGGCCATGGCCATGACCAGCCCGGCCGCGGCGAAGGTCGCGATCCACGCGCCCCGGCTGAAGGACAGCACCAGCGGGATCACCAGCAGCAGCGCGGCCGCCCCCGCCGCCCGCCGCACCCGCGCCGGAAGTCCCGGCGCGAGCGCGGCGGCCGTCGCGACGACCAGCCCGTAGGCGACCACCGTGGCCATGCCCATGACGTCACCGGGGCCGAAGGTACCCACGGCGCGGATGTCCTCGCCCTGGTACGAGGCCCCGGTGTGGGTGGCGAACTGCACCACGCCCACCGCGCCCTGGACCAGCGCCAGCACCACGAAGCACCCGGCGGCCAGCCGGAACTCCGAGGCGTCGCGCACCAGCAGCACGATCGCCGCCGGGACCAGCACGAACACCTGGAGGTAGCGCACGAACCCGGGCAGGGCCGCGTACGGGTCCCCGGCGGTCACGGTCGAGACGGCGAGCCCGACGGCGGGCAGGCCCAGCACGAACACCCCGAGCGGACTCAGTGTCCGCACCCGGCCCCGCAGGGCCTGGGTCCCGCAGACGAGGACGAGCAACAGCGAGGCGGCGTCGGCCGGGCCGACCTTCCCCGAGGCACTCGCGTCACCCGCGGGCAGCGGGGCCAGGAGGGCCAGTACGGTCGCGGCGAGCGGCAGCAGCGGCCAGTGCCGGCGCAGCAGATCGGCGGTGTCCGGGCGGGCCCAGGACGTCGGTGCGGCAAGGCTCATGCTCAGCTGCCCCCCAGCCGGAAGCGGAAGAAGGAGGCCGCGGTGCGGGCCAGGATCCACAGGTCCTGCCACAGCGACCAGGTGTCGATGTA carries:
- a CDS encoding O-antigen ligase family protein — its product is MSLAAPTSWARPDTADLLRRHWPLLPLAATVLALLAPLPAGDASASGKVGPADAASLLLVLVCGTQALRGRVRTLSPLGVFVLGLPAVGLAVSTVTAGDPYAALPGFVRYLQVFVLVPAAIVLLVRDASEFRLAAGCFVVLALVQGAVGVVQFATHTGASYQGEDIRAVGTFGPGDVMGMATVVAYGLVVATAAALAPGLPARVRRAAGAAALLLVIPLVLSFSRGAWIATFAAAGLVMAMAGIRRALKVLLALAATGVVLVGGLGVGSEMVAERLTSITQVSDAPDQSVTDRYTMWAAAESMWRERPVVGVGLKGFPANRDSHSGLALSSGSDTAGAGQAYIRQPLLSPHNMYLLVLSEQGLTGLVALAGGWLALLVAGLRRCLTGGPALRDCGLVATGLFVWQLTDFLYADIGGPSTVLTGVIIGLAAWWALPSAGHAGADASGGGSGGSGRAASRRRPGPVTGAAAPEGAAAR